In a genomic window of Occallatibacter riparius:
- a CDS encoding M24 family metallopeptidase: protein MSKSGLLSRRGFLAASAAATAGVSVSFAQSEAMQARLIPQAISALPNLSGQARPFTNAERQARIERARGLMLENKIDAIVLANSTMSSVYFANMRLGGGERLWALVIPAKSDAFVVCPAFEEGRAREMLNGGPLTPNADVLTWQEDQSPYEGIARVLTQRRLGSGTIGLDENMKFVFADGIRAAMPHAHMVSATPVTAGCRMIKEPHEIECMRLACRATLLVYRAVAQSVHPGMTNGDVERLVDLAYSRVGFRGDASLNIDEFTALPHGSRQPQTLKEGSILMLDDGCTVEGYNSDITRTFVLGKPTAKQAAVFDLVKKAQTAALHAARPGVLAADVDAAARKVIEDGGYGPGFAYFTHRVGHGIGLEGHEWPYFVKNDMYGWALAPQLKSGMTLSDEPGVYIKGEFGVRIEDELLVTENGAELLTPQSPSLEDPFGDIGA, encoded by the coding sequence ATGTCCAAGAGTGGTTTGCTATCTCGACGCGGATTTCTAGCCGCCAGCGCTGCAGCAACTGCGGGTGTCTCTGTTTCGTTTGCGCAATCCGAGGCCATGCAGGCGCGGCTGATACCGCAGGCGATCTCGGCACTCCCGAATCTCTCCGGCCAGGCGCGGCCGTTCACCAATGCCGAGCGGCAGGCGCGGATCGAGCGGGCGCGTGGGCTGATGCTCGAAAACAAGATCGATGCGATCGTGCTGGCGAACTCAACCATGTCTTCGGTGTACTTCGCGAATATGCGGCTCGGCGGCGGCGAGCGGCTGTGGGCGCTGGTGATTCCTGCGAAGTCGGACGCATTTGTGGTGTGTCCCGCGTTTGAAGAGGGGCGCGCGCGGGAAATGCTGAACGGCGGCCCGCTCACGCCCAATGCGGACGTGCTGACGTGGCAGGAAGACCAGAGTCCCTACGAAGGAATTGCCCGCGTGCTCACTCAGCGCCGCCTCGGGTCAGGAACGATCGGCCTCGACGAAAACATGAAGTTCGTCTTCGCGGATGGCATTCGCGCGGCCATGCCGCATGCGCATATGGTGAGCGCGACGCCCGTGACCGCCGGCTGCCGCATGATCAAAGAGCCGCACGAAATTGAATGCATGCGGCTGGCCTGCCGCGCCACTCTGCTCGTCTATCGCGCCGTGGCGCAGTCGGTGCACCCTGGAATGACGAACGGCGACGTGGAGCGGTTGGTCGATCTCGCCTACAGCCGCGTAGGGTTTCGCGGCGATGCCAGCCTGAACATCGACGAGTTCACGGCTTTGCCGCATGGATCAAGGCAGCCGCAAACACTGAAGGAAGGCTCGATCCTGATGCTTGATGACGGCTGCACAGTCGAGGGTTACAACTCCGACATCACGCGCACGTTCGTGCTGGGCAAGCCGACGGCGAAGCAGGCTGCTGTCTTCGATCTGGTGAAGAAGGCGCAGACGGCGGCCTTACATGCAGCCCGGCCGGGAGTGCTTGCAGCGGATGTGGATGCGGCGGCGCGCAAGGTGATTGAGGACGGTGGCTATGGTCCCGGCTTCGCCTACTTCACGCATCGCGTGGGCCACGGCATTGGCCTCGAGGGGCACGAGTGGCCCTACTTTGTGAAAAACGATATGTATGGCTGGGCCCTGGCGCCGCAACTCAAAAGCGGCATGACCCTTAGCGATGAGCCTGGCGTTTACATTAAAGGCGAGTTCGGCGTGCGGATCGAAGACGAACTGCTGGTGACGGAGAACGGAGCCGAGCTCCTGACACCGCAGAGCCCATCGCTGGAGGATCCCTTCGGGGATATCGGCGCGTGA
- a CDS encoding alpha-glucuronidase family glycosyl hydrolase, whose translation MRNGRVSGHRGVGKKIGFVGALLAMAMSTEVAWAQTADQAWIRGRGAHDPVDARVRALGPDPLEQRAADELERGASGIALASGADSQKKAQIVVGTLEELRNAYPALRLPDHLVADGFWLGSSIQQGNRLIAIAGSDSRGALYGAFDLLRSAAMHRDLRSMSLAESPAMPIRWVDEWDNADGSVERGYAGRSIFFDGGHVRADLKPVSEYARLLASVGINGCNINNVNNAAVFLEPQMLKEVARIADAMRPWGVRVGLSVDIASPQKIGGLKTYDPVDPEVIGWWKRKVDEVYAAIPDLAGFTVKADSEGQPGPASYGRTPADAANVLANALAPHGGVVLYRAFVYNHHLDWNDAKADRARAAYDIFHPLDGKFAPNVIVQVKEGPIDFQTQEPVSPLFAGLEKTNQAMELQITQEYLGQQRHLVYIAPMWKWVLDFDLRAQNRTTPVKEIIAGKTFDRPLGGMVGVASVGQNGWLGSPLALANLYAFGRLAWEPNLTVEQIAEEWTRQTLGNDPEVVRTVTAMLMQSWPAYLHYTGPLGMQTLTDITGSHYGPNIEASENNGWGQWHRADHEAVGMDRSVATGTGYAGQYPPELARKYEDAKTTPDELLTFFHHVPYTWKLLDGKTVIQYIYDSHYQGAEEAARLGQEWKTLEGKIDPQIYNEMHKRLEYQAGHAFVWRDAIVQYFLKLSGIPDEKGRAGHYPGRYEAENAKLTGYKVVGVQPWEDASGGKAVSCAETNCSAEWRYEEKAGRFDVVVQYFDLQGGDAKFAFSVNGKEEAKWVADAKLPSRTLHGDNTTRYVMRGLELKPGDRIELEGVADAKDPAAFDYIEVTPVSSVK comes from the coding sequence ATGCGCAATGGACGGGTGTCGGGGCATCGCGGGGTCGGTAAGAAAATCGGTTTTGTTGGGGCTCTCCTAGCTATGGCGATGAGCACCGAGGTGGCGTGGGCGCAGACCGCGGATCAAGCCTGGATCAGGGGGCGAGGTGCACATGACCCGGTCGATGCGCGTGTCCGCGCTCTCGGTCCAGACCCTCTCGAGCAGAGGGCTGCGGATGAGTTAGAACGTGGTGCATCTGGCATCGCATTAGCTTCTGGAGCCGATTCGCAGAAGAAAGCGCAGATAGTAGTAGGCACGCTCGAAGAACTTCGCAATGCCTATCCTGCACTTCGGCTCCCCGATCATCTAGTTGCCGATGGGTTCTGGCTCGGCTCATCTATCCAGCAAGGCAACCGGCTTATTGCAATAGCAGGTTCTGATTCCCGGGGCGCGCTTTACGGCGCTTTCGACCTGCTTCGATCTGCCGCCATGCACCGGGATCTTCGTTCGATGAGTCTGGCCGAATCCCCCGCCATGCCCATCCGCTGGGTAGACGAATGGGACAACGCGGATGGCTCAGTGGAGCGCGGCTACGCCGGCCGGTCGATCTTCTTCGATGGCGGCCATGTGCGCGCGGACCTGAAGCCAGTATCGGAATACGCGCGGCTGCTGGCTTCGGTCGGCATCAATGGATGCAACATCAACAATGTGAACAATGCCGCGGTGTTTCTCGAGCCCCAGATGCTGAAGGAGGTGGCGCGGATCGCGGATGCAATGCGACCGTGGGGCGTGCGCGTGGGGCTGAGCGTGGACATTGCCAGCCCGCAGAAGATTGGCGGATTGAAGACCTATGACCCCGTTGATCCCGAAGTGATCGGGTGGTGGAAGAGAAAGGTCGATGAGGTGTATGCGGCGATTCCCGATCTCGCCGGGTTCACGGTCAAGGCCGATAGCGAGGGGCAGCCGGGGCCGGCGAGTTACGGGCGCACTCCCGCGGATGCGGCGAATGTGCTGGCCAATGCTCTGGCTCCGCATGGCGGGGTGGTGCTGTATCGTGCGTTTGTCTACAACCACCATCTCGATTGGAACGACGCGAAGGCGGATCGAGCACGAGCGGCCTATGACATCTTCCATCCGCTGGACGGCAAGTTTGCGCCGAATGTGATTGTGCAGGTCAAAGAGGGACCAATCGACTTCCAGACGCAGGAGCCGGTGAGTCCCCTGTTTGCGGGACTGGAGAAGACGAACCAGGCAATGGAGTTGCAGATCACCCAGGAGTACCTCGGTCAACAGCGCCATCTCGTTTACATCGCGCCCATGTGGAAGTGGGTTTTGGACTTCGATCTGCGCGCCCAGAATCGCACCACGCCAGTCAAGGAAATCATCGCGGGCAAGACGTTCGACAGGCCGCTCGGCGGAATGGTCGGTGTTGCAAGTGTGGGGCAGAACGGATGGTTGGGATCGCCGCTGGCGCTCGCGAATCTGTACGCCTTCGGACGGTTGGCGTGGGAGCCGAATCTGACGGTGGAGCAGATCGCCGAGGAGTGGACACGGCAGACGCTGGGCAACGATCCCGAAGTAGTGAGGACGGTGACGGCGATGCTGATGCAAAGCTGGCCGGCGTATCTGCACTACACGGGACCGCTCGGCATGCAGACGCTGACCGACATCACGGGGTCGCACTACGGCCCGAATATCGAGGCAAGCGAGAACAACGGCTGGGGCCAGTGGCATCGAGCAGATCACGAGGCTGTGGGTATGGATCGCAGCGTCGCGACTGGAACGGGCTATGCCGGGCAGTATCCCCCGGAACTGGCCAGGAAGTACGAGGATGCGAAGACCACACCCGATGAGCTACTGACGTTCTTTCATCACGTGCCGTATACGTGGAAGCTGCTCGACGGAAAGACCGTGATCCAGTACATCTACGACAGCCACTACCAGGGCGCGGAGGAAGCCGCGCGGCTGGGGCAGGAGTGGAAGACGCTTGAGGGCAAGATCGATCCGCAGATTTACAACGAGATGCACAAGCGTCTGGAGTACCAGGCGGGACACGCGTTTGTGTGGCGCGACGCAATCGTGCAGTACTTCCTCAAACTGAGCGGGATTCCGGATGAGAAGGGAAGAGCCGGGCATTACCCGGGCCGTTACGAAGCCGAAAACGCGAAGCTGACGGGGTACAAGGTAGTTGGTGTGCAGCCGTGGGAGGATGCGTCAGGTGGAAAGGCGGTGAGTTGCGCCGAAACTAACTGCTCCGCTGAATGGAGGTACGAGGAAAAGGCCGGCCGCTTCGATGTAGTGGTGCAGTACTTTGACCTGCAGGGCGGCGATGCGAAGTTTGCCTTCAGCGTTAACGGGAAGGAAGAAGCGAAGTGGGTGGCGGATGCGAAGCTGCCCTCACGCACGCTCCATGGGGATAACACCACTCGCTACGTGATGCGCGGCTTGGAGCTGAAGCCGGGCGATCGGATCGAGCTCGAGGGAGTCGCGGACGCTAAGGATCCCGCGGCATTCGACTACATCGAGGTGACGCCCGTTTCGAGTGTCAAGTAG
- the tdh gene encoding L-threonine 3-dehydrogenase: protein MKALVKSRSERGLWLEEIPEPTIGINDVLIKVQKTGICGTDVHIYQWDEWAQKTIPVPMAIGHEFVGEIVRVGSNVNDFHPGDIVSGEGHVTCGHCRNCMAGRRHLCKQIQGLGVDRPGAFAEYVSLPVANIWRHHPGIDRDVAAIFDPFGNSVHTALSFDVTGEDVLITGAGPIGIMSIPVVKHAGARHVVITDMNQYRLDLARKMGATLAVNPQETPLAEVQKQLHMAEGFDVGLEMSGSSIALRDMIANMCHGGKIALLGIPAKPSEMDWRQVIFNMITIKGIYGREMYETWYKMSVMLESGVDIAPVITHRFDHTEFEKGFEAMMSGQTGKVILDWTTA from the coding sequence ATGAAAGCACTGGTAAAAAGCAGGAGCGAACGCGGCCTCTGGCTGGAAGAAATCCCCGAGCCCACCATCGGGATCAACGACGTCCTCATCAAGGTTCAGAAGACCGGCATCTGCGGCACCGATGTGCATATTTATCAATGGGATGAATGGGCCCAGAAGACCATTCCCGTCCCCATGGCCATCGGCCACGAGTTCGTCGGCGAGATCGTCAGGGTCGGCTCCAACGTCAACGACTTCCACCCCGGCGACATCGTCAGCGGCGAAGGACACGTCACTTGCGGCCACTGTCGCAACTGCATGGCCGGCCGGCGTCATCTCTGCAAGCAGATCCAAGGATTGGGAGTCGACCGGCCCGGCGCCTTCGCCGAGTACGTGTCGCTTCCGGTGGCCAACATCTGGCGGCATCACCCCGGCATCGACCGGGATGTGGCGGCCATCTTCGACCCCTTCGGAAATTCGGTGCACACCGCCCTCTCCTTCGACGTAACGGGCGAAGACGTCCTCATCACCGGCGCTGGCCCCATCGGCATCATGTCCATTCCTGTCGTCAAGCACGCCGGCGCTCGCCACGTCGTCATCACCGACATGAACCAGTATCGATTGGACTTGGCTCGGAAGATGGGCGCAACCCTCGCCGTCAATCCGCAGGAGACCCCCCTCGCCGAAGTCCAGAAACAGTTGCACATGGCCGAGGGCTTCGACGTGGGCCTCGAGATGTCCGGCAGCTCCATCGCGCTGCGCGACATGATCGCCAACATGTGCCACGGCGGGAAGATCGCCCTGCTCGGGATCCCGGCCAAGCCGTCCGAGATGGACTGGCGCCAGGTGATCTTCAACATGATCACCATCAAGGGCATCTATGGCCGCGAAATGTACGAGACCTGGTACAAGATGTCCGTAATGCTGGAGTCCGGCGTAGACATCGCCCCCGTCATCACCCACCGCTTCGACCACACCGAATTCGAGAAGGGATTCGAAGCGATGATGTCCGGCCAAACCGGAAAAGTCATCCTTGACTGGACGACTGCCTAG